Proteins from one Monodelphis domestica isolate mMonDom1 chromosome 6, mMonDom1.pri, whole genome shotgun sequence genomic window:
- the LOC103106558 gene encoding retinol dehydrogenase 13 isoform X2: MELLAMLGLESWNLGSYISYILPFLFFFLLLFLLLVVRLDGLGSNIWTLQSCPIDLTGKTAVVTGANSGIGKAVSCELARRGARVVLACRNLIQGQKALSDIQKATGSKELLLREVDLSSLASIHNFSQKLLQEEPRIHLLVNNAGSTECLHRAGSARVVNVTSFRQQHGFVDEQHLVGAGDPFTKSMAYDCSKLMLISFTVELARRLQGTGVTANSVEPGVVKTSIMRNYPWQFRAIFWLLSIFIRTPKQGAVPVLYLCLAEELDGISGKFFNSKCKLALPAKSAQDSQVTHSLWNTSARLTNLEKWTKKE; the protein is encoded by the exons ATGGAGCTATTGGCAATGCTGGGCTTAGAGAGCTGGAATCTAGGCAGTTATATTTCCTAtatacttcctttcctcttctttttcctcctcctattCCTCTTGCTAGTTGTGAGGCTGGATGGATTGGGATCAAACATCTGGACTCTCCAGAGTTGTCCTATAGACTTAACTGGGAAGACTGCTGTGGTCACTGGAGCCAACTCAG GGATAGGGAAGGCTGTATCCTGTGAGCTGGCCCGACGTGGGGCTCGTGTAGTTCTTGCCTGCCGGAATCTGATCCAGGGGCAAAAGGCTCTGTCAGACATCCAGAAAGCCACTGGGAGTAAGGAACTGCTGCTTCGAGAAGTAGACCTCAGTTCTCTGGCCTCCATCCACAATTTTTCCCAGAAGCTTCTTCAAGAGGAACCTCGTATCCACCTGCTGGTCAACAATGCTGGGTCCACTG AGTGCTTGCACCGGGCAGGCTCAGCCAGAGTGGTGAATGTGACCTCTTTTCGACAGCAGCATGGGTTTGTGGATGAACAGCACCTGGTAGGGGCTGGGGACCCCTTTACTAAAAGCATGGCATATGACTGTTCCAAACTCATGTTGATATCCTTCACTGTGGAACTTGCTCGGAGACTTCAAGGGACAG GTGTGACAGCGAATTCAGTGGAACCAGGGGTTGTAAAGACAAGCATTATGAGGAATTATCCCTGGCAGTTTCGCGCCATCTTCTGGCTCTTGTCTATCTTCATTAGG ACCCCTAAACAGGGGGCTGTTCCTGTCCTGTACCTGTGTTTAGCAGAAGAACTGGATGGCATTTCAGGaaaattttttaattccaaatgtAAGCTGGCATTGCCTGCTAAGTCTGCCCAGGACTCTCAAGTGACTCACAGCCTCTGGAATACCTCAGCCAGACTAACCAATCTAGAGAAATGGACCAAGAAAGAATGA
- the LOC103106558 gene encoding retinol dehydrogenase 12 isoform X1, with product MELLAMLGLESWNLGSYISYILPFLFFFLLLFLLLVVRLDGLGSNIWTLQSCPIDLTGKTAVVTGANSGIGKAVSCELARRGARVVLACRNLIQGQKALSDIQKATGSKELLLREVDLSSLASIHNFSQKLLQEEPRIHLLVNNAGSTGLPPRKLTSDGLELTFMTNYLGHFFLTNLLLKCLHRAGSARVVNVTSFRQQHGFVDEQHLVGAGDPFTKSMAYDCSKLMLISFTVELARRLQGTGVTANSVEPGVVKTSIMRNYPWQFRAIFWLLSIFIRTPKQGAVPVLYLCLAEELDGISGKFFNSKCKLALPAKSAQDSQVTHSLWNTSARLTNLEKWTKKE from the exons ATGGAGCTATTGGCAATGCTGGGCTTAGAGAGCTGGAATCTAGGCAGTTATATTTCCTAtatacttcctttcctcttctttttcctcctcctattCCTCTTGCTAGTTGTGAGGCTGGATGGATTGGGATCAAACATCTGGACTCTCCAGAGTTGTCCTATAGACTTAACTGGGAAGACTGCTGTGGTCACTGGAGCCAACTCAG GGATAGGGAAGGCTGTATCCTGTGAGCTGGCCCGACGTGGGGCTCGTGTAGTTCTTGCCTGCCGGAATCTGATCCAGGGGCAAAAGGCTCTGTCAGACATCCAGAAAGCCACTGGGAGTAAGGAACTGCTGCTTCGAGAAGTAGACCTCAGTTCTCTGGCCTCCATCCACAATTTTTCCCAGAAGCTTCTTCAAGAGGAACCTCGTATCCACCTGCTGGTCAACAATGCTGGGTCCACTG gGCTGCCCCCAAGGAAACTTACCTCAGATGGCCTAGAGTTGACTTTTATGACCAACTACCTTGGGCACTTTTTTCTCACAAACTTGTTGCTGA AGTGCTTGCACCGGGCAGGCTCAGCCAGAGTGGTGAATGTGACCTCTTTTCGACAGCAGCATGGGTTTGTGGATGAACAGCACCTGGTAGGGGCTGGGGACCCCTTTACTAAAAGCATGGCATATGACTGTTCCAAACTCATGTTGATATCCTTCACTGTGGAACTTGCTCGGAGACTTCAAGGGACAG GTGTGACAGCGAATTCAGTGGAACCAGGGGTTGTAAAGACAAGCATTATGAGGAATTATCCCTGGCAGTTTCGCGCCATCTTCTGGCTCTTGTCTATCTTCATTAGG ACCCCTAAACAGGGGGCTGTTCCTGTCCTGTACCTGTGTTTAGCAGAAGAACTGGATGGCATTTCAGGaaaattttttaattccaaatgtAAGCTGGCATTGCCTGCTAAGTCTGCCCAGGACTCTCAAGTGACTCACAGCCTCTGGAATACCTCAGCCAGACTAACCAATCTAGAGAAATGGACCAAGAAAGAATGA